In Entomomonas moraniae, one DNA window encodes the following:
- the hemF gene encoding oxygen-dependent coproporphyrinogen oxidase: MSLPINTVKNYLLSLQDNICHALEAEDSKEKFIEELWDRPSGGGGRTRVIANGAIIEKGGVNFSHVYGQGLPPSASAHRPELAGCNFQALGVSLVIHPANPHIPTSHANVRLFVAEKEGHPPLWWFGGGFDLTPYYAVEEDCVYWHQVAYEACQPFGENVYPRFKKWCDEYFYLKHRMEPRGIGGLFFDDLNEWDFDTCFSFIQAIGNAYIKAYIPIIQRRKSMPYTKEQREFQAFRRGRYVEFNLVYDRGTLFGLQSGGRTESILMSLPPEVRWSYDWHPKPNSAESKLTDYFLTNRNWLNQ; encoded by the coding sequence ATGAGCTTACCAATTAATACAGTAAAAAATTACTTATTATCGCTACAAGATAATATTTGTCATGCTCTAGAAGCCGAAGACTCAAAAGAAAAGTTTATCGAGGAACTATGGGATAGACCTAGTGGTGGTGGTGGGCGCACCCGTGTAATTGCTAATGGTGCAATTATTGAAAAAGGGGGAGTTAACTTCTCACATGTTTATGGCCAAGGGCTTCCCCCCTCTGCAAGTGCACATCGACCAGAATTAGCTGGCTGTAACTTCCAAGCATTAGGGGTCTCCTTAGTTATTCACCCAGCTAATCCACATATTCCAACATCCCATGCCAACGTTAGGCTTTTTGTTGCTGAAAAAGAAGGCCATCCTCCCTTATGGTGGTTTGGTGGTGGTTTTGACCTAACACCTTATTATGCAGTAGAAGAGGACTGTGTCTATTGGCACCAAGTTGCTTATGAGGCCTGCCAACCCTTTGGAGAAAATGTCTATCCTCGTTTTAAAAAGTGGTGCGATGAGTATTTTTACTTAAAACACCGCATGGAACCTCGTGGTATTGGTGGCTTATTCTTTGATGATCTTAATGAGTGGGATTTTGATACCTGTTTTTCTTTTATACAAGCCATTGGTAACGCTTATATCAAAGCCTATATCCCCATCATTCAACGTCGCAAAAGTATGCCCTACACAAAGGAGCAGAGGGAGTTCCAAGCTTTTAGACGCGGTCGCTACGTAGAGTTCAATCTTGTTTATGATCGGGGTACATTATTTGGCTTACAATCAGGTGGACGAACAGAATCTATTCTTATGTCACTACCACCAGAAGTTCGTTGGAGTTATGATTGGCATCCCAAACCTAATAGTGCAGAATCAAAACTAACCGATTATTTTTTAACTAACCGTAATTGGCTTAATCAGTAG
- the hsdR gene encoding type I restriction-modification system endonuclease has product MSQPVSNFEFLKEHDPIFFELARSAEQIFASDPNTTLIKLRQLGEAFAQDIAARCGIAFDDLTPQADLIHQIDRELRLDPTIRNLFHTIRVEGNKATHEFKTDHKEALNGLKLARSLAIWYHQSFGKVSGDFNSGTFITPEDPSQKLRELQNKINQLNAKKEKFEDNQQLIDLLKKEKQEYAQLAEQMDKKAQKLAQQLKTQENTLQKQRESFETHIKLLQLELTEQAKNNPQKSSQQQLVISEKVKEANKQIFLTEELVRLIIDQQLVDAGWMADSLEQTWDNGILPEEGKYKAIANYPLFYQGNAFYADYILFYELIPIAIIEAKCENINVAEKIRQAKTYAESFKVEPLMQAPWLLTNRTKPWHYHNTSYNIPFVYSSNGRPYNGQLEEKSGTWFRDIREPSNLSMALQHFHSPEGLYNKLTHDKVTAEQALQLDNFSGLFLRDYQKKAVSAIENALSNNHNNCLVAMATGTGKTFVINALIYRFLKTKRFNRILVLVDHTALGLQTEDLLIKAPQDQQTILTKLYKLETINYQLDDLEKHVQLATVQQMIKAILASDSPHPIDYFDCVIIDEAHSGYALEQEFIEGELATRNSEQYLKEYQQLLNYFDAFKVGLTATPVKRTTDFFNLPVYQYSYREAIADGYLIDYEPPIIYKTKLTEQPLCFNKGSTIQIINAITGDIEEVTLEDDLIAEANALNRSILNKHFNEVICQQLVDELNPFGQEKTLIFCASDLHADMVKNLLDNAFTNLYENSYDQLAVAKITANSYNPEELIDRFKTAQYPNIAITVDLLATAVDIPQVCNLVFLRAINSRILLEQMLARASLPCESIQKASFRIYDAFNTHNLLTNITQMESMPAPELPLTSLLQLFIDNRQPNDEQLQTILDHCIPILRRANYQAQQDTFLKAKLDSLTSSWGVAPQNLTTYLQSIGTKKAADFFKNRKNFIQDIQAINQQLDSSRYQIISDSPDQLTQRLLCYGNYSSPKELLDACKAFITEQRQHSKSLNKSIEKPNQVTRVELKEIKLLLDHAGFTKLNLQIAWRNINHRVVNAGLIGFIRHISLGEPLISFEDRVNKTLQEVQAMNTWTPLQRQWLDRIAEHFIEQEILDKKQLNNELKQSYNSSIEKLDTLLNNQLNSVISTFKTLWVEKVVVTPQEPEIQAPEETIKEQPISLSPTTTKKISFFQRIRNLIKPKL; this is encoded by the coding sequence ATGAGTCAACCCGTTAGTAACTTCGAGTTTTTAAAAGAACATGATCCTATCTTCTTTGAATTAGCACGTTCTGCTGAACAGATTTTTGCAAGCGACCCAAATACGACGCTTATCAAACTTCGCCAACTTGGCGAGGCCTTTGCCCAAGACATTGCTGCACGTTGTGGCATTGCTTTTGATGATCTAACACCGCAAGCTGATTTAATCCATCAAATTGACCGCGAATTGCGGTTAGACCCGACCATTCGCAATCTTTTCCATACTATTCGCGTAGAAGGAAATAAAGCCACCCACGAATTTAAAACAGATCACAAAGAAGCACTTAATGGCCTTAAGCTGGCAAGAAGCCTTGCCATTTGGTATCACCAATCTTTTGGTAAGGTGAGTGGTGACTTTAATTCTGGTACTTTTATTACACCGGAAGACCCCAGTCAAAAATTACGTGAACTACAAAATAAAATTAATCAACTCAACGCTAAAAAAGAAAAATTTGAAGATAACCAACAGCTAATTGATCTACTCAAAAAAGAAAAGCAAGAATACGCACAACTCGCAGAACAAATGGACAAGAAAGCTCAAAAACTGGCGCAACAGTTAAAAACACAAGAAAATACATTACAAAAGCAACGAGAATCATTCGAAACACACATCAAACTTTTACAATTAGAACTGACAGAACAAGCTAAAAATAATCCACAGAAATCATCACAACAACAATTAGTTATCAGCGAAAAAGTTAAAGAAGCCAACAAACAAATTTTTCTAACCGAAGAATTAGTACGATTAATTATTGATCAGCAGCTCGTTGATGCTGGTTGGATGGCTGACTCTTTAGAACAAACGTGGGATAACGGTATCCTACCCGAAGAAGGAAAATATAAAGCCATTGCAAACTATCCTCTCTTTTATCAGGGTAATGCTTTTTATGCTGACTATATTTTATTCTATGAGTTAATACCCATCGCTATTATCGAGGCAAAGTGCGAGAACATTAATGTTGCTGAAAAAATACGCCAAGCAAAAACCTACGCAGAAAGCTTTAAAGTTGAGCCTTTAATGCAAGCACCATGGTTACTTACAAACCGTACAAAACCTTGGCATTACCACAATACTTCTTATAACATTCCTTTTGTCTATTCAAGTAACGGACGCCCCTACAATGGCCAACTTGAAGAAAAATCAGGTACATGGTTTAGAGACATTAGAGAACCAAGTAATTTATCAATGGCCTTGCAACACTTTCATTCGCCAGAAGGTTTGTATAATAAACTTACCCACGACAAGGTAACTGCTGAGCAAGCTTTACAATTAGATAACTTCTCTGGGCTTTTCTTAAGAGACTATCAAAAAAAAGCGGTTTCCGCCATAGAAAACGCACTATCAAATAACCACAATAATTGCTTAGTGGCGATGGCTACGGGAACAGGAAAAACTTTTGTTATTAATGCACTTATCTACCGTTTTTTAAAAACTAAGCGCTTTAATCGAATTTTAGTTCTTGTTGACCATACCGCCCTTGGGTTACAGACAGAAGATTTACTCATAAAAGCACCACAAGATCAACAAACCATATTAACCAAGCTCTATAAACTTGAAACAATTAATTACCAGCTTGATGATTTGGAAAAACACGTACAGCTCGCCACTGTGCAACAAATGATAAAGGCGATTTTGGCCTCAGACTCACCGCACCCTATCGACTACTTTGACTGTGTCATTATTGACGAAGCACACAGTGGCTATGCCCTTGAACAAGAGTTTATCGAAGGCGAGCTAGCAACGCGTAACTCCGAACAGTACCTAAAAGAATACCAACAATTACTTAACTATTTTGATGCTTTTAAAGTTGGCCTTACAGCAACACCTGTTAAACGCACAACAGACTTCTTTAATCTCCCTGTCTATCAGTACAGTTATCGAGAAGCGATAGCAGATGGTTATTTAATAGATTATGAACCACCGATCATTTATAAAACTAAGCTAACAGAACAGCCCCTATGCTTTAATAAAGGGTCTACAATCCAAATTATTAATGCTATCACGGGCGATATAGAAGAAGTCACACTGGAAGATGACCTAATCGCCGAGGCTAATGCATTAAATCGTTCTATTCTCAATAAGCATTTTAATGAGGTGATTTGCCAGCAGCTCGTTGATGAATTAAATCCTTTTGGTCAAGAAAAAACGCTTATCTTTTGTGCGTCTGATCTTCATGCAGACATGGTCAAAAACTTGCTCGACAACGCATTTACAAATCTTTATGAGAACAGTTATGATCAACTAGCAGTTGCAAAAATAACCGCTAACAGTTATAACCCAGAAGAGCTCATTGATAGATTTAAAACGGCACAATACCCCAATATTGCAATTACTGTTGATTTATTGGCTACCGCGGTCGATATTCCACAAGTATGTAATCTTGTATTCTTACGCGCTATCAACTCACGTATTTTATTAGAGCAAATGCTTGCACGTGCAAGCCTACCTTGTGAAAGCATTCAAAAAGCTAGCTTTCGCATCTACGATGCGTTTAATACGCATAACTTATTAACTAATATCACCCAAATGGAGTCTATGCCAGCCCCCGAGCTACCACTAACATCTTTATTACAGCTGTTTATCGATAACCGCCAGCCTAATGATGAACAGCTACAGACTATTTTAGATCATTGTATACCTATTTTACGTAGGGCAAATTATCAAGCACAACAAGATACTTTTCTGAAAGCCAAACTCGATAGTTTAACCAGTTCATGGGGAGTAGCTCCCCAAAACCTTACCACTTACTTACAAAGTATTGGTACAAAAAAAGCAGCTGATTTTTTTAAAAACAGAAAAAACTTTATCCAAGATATACAAGCGATAAACCAACAACTCGACTCTTCACGCTACCAAATTATTTCAGATTCTCCAGATCAACTCACTCAACGCTTATTATGCTATGGTAACTACTCGTCACCCAAGGAGCTTCTGGACGCTTGTAAGGCATTTATCACCGAACAACGCCAACATTCTAAATCACTTAATAAGTCCATTGAAAAGCCCAATCAAGTTACAAGAGTTGAGTTAAAAGAAATTAAGCTATTACTCGACCATGCAGGTTTTACCAAGCTCAATCTACAGATCGCATGGCGTAATATTAACCATCGTGTTGTCAATGCAGGCTTGATCGGCTTCATTCGTCATATTAGCCTTGGCGAACCATTAATTTCTTTTGAAGACAGAGTCAATAAAACACTGCAAGAAGTACAAGCCATGAACACATGGACACCTTTACAGCGTCAATGGTTAGATCGAATAGCAGAACATTTTATTGAACAAGAAATACTCGATAAAAAACAGCTGAATAACGAATTGAAACAATCCTATAACAGCTCAATTGAAAAGTTAGATACTCTGTTAAATAATCAACTCAACTCCGTTATAAGCACATTTAAAACTCTTTGGGTTGAAAAGGTTGTAGTTACCCCTCAAGAACCAGAAATACAAGCACCTGAAGAAACCATTAAAGAACAACCAATCAGCCTGTCACCCACCACCACAAAAAAAATTAGCTTTTTTCAAAGAATCAGAAATCTTATAAAACCTAAGCTGTAA
- a CDS encoding aminotransferase-like domain-containing protein translates to MWTLNTNTPTKQPLFRQIISLIEQAIENGQLQAGDRLPSERELSQLLKVNRSTVVHALNNLTDRGVLIRKIGSGSFINHQKWGLQSQPLINWQSPPSVLSQKNDSYALKANQLRKEAQITHKPLLDLSNGDLPADLLPALSLHKLSWQELLHHEQGEEASHLGLHSLRKAVKDYLAKSLKLSVDDDQILITSGTQQAIFLITQGLLKPGDAIGIESPSYFYSLPLFQATGLRIYAIPTDAEGITLEGLEKLINQKNIKMIFLNPVFQNPTGRVMSQTRKQELLTYCYHKQIPIIEDDAYSALPFQKNIDTSPIKKLDKQQQVIYLGSLSKYLGKNIRAGWMIAPKPIINKLAEIRQQLDAGLSVLPQLLAEHYLINHATTHQQYLQHTLYERARQLTTWLTEHYSDQLYFSPPPGGYHLYAKCLQQKPADLNNLLESFLQQGLIVMRGSEFGDSPYCLRLSYGHFNVASNLKR, encoded by the coding sequence ATGTGGACACTCAATACTAATACACCAACAAAGCAACCCCTGTTTAGACAAATTATCAGCCTAATTGAGCAAGCCATAGAAAATGGTCAGTTACAGGCAGGAGACCGGCTTCCTTCTGAAAGGGAGCTTAGTCAATTATTAAAAGTTAATCGGTCAACGGTTGTACACGCTTTAAATAACCTAACCGACAGAGGAGTTTTAATTCGTAAAATTGGTAGCGGTAGTTTTATCAATCATCAGAAATGGGGGCTCCAAAGCCAACCCCTTATAAATTGGCAATCTCCTCCCAGTGTTTTATCACAAAAGAATGATAGCTATGCATTAAAAGCCAATCAACTGCGTAAAGAGGCTCAAATTACTCATAAACCATTACTGGACTTATCTAACGGTGACTTACCTGCTGATTTACTGCCTGCATTATCATTGCATAAACTGTCTTGGCAAGAGCTATTGCATCATGAGCAAGGTGAAGAGGCCTCACATTTAGGGCTACATTCATTAAGAAAAGCAGTTAAAGACTATTTAGCAAAATCACTTAAACTATCCGTAGATGATGACCAAATTCTTATTACATCAGGAACACAACAAGCCATTTTTCTCATTACCCAAGGACTACTAAAACCAGGGGATGCCATCGGCATAGAATCTCCCTCTTATTTTTACTCACTCCCATTATTTCAAGCGACAGGGCTACGAATTTATGCAATTCCAACCGATGCGGAGGGTATTACACTGGAAGGATTAGAAAAGCTAATCAATCAAAAAAATATAAAAATGATCTTCTTAAACCCTGTTTTTCAAAACCCAACAGGAAGGGTCATGAGCCAAACACGAAAACAAGAGCTACTCACTTACTGTTACCATAAGCAAATTCCAATCATTGAGGATGATGCTTATAGCGCCCTTCCTTTTCAAAAAAATATTGACACGAGCCCTATAAAAAAACTCGATAAACAACAACAGGTTATTTACTTAGGTTCCCTTTCTAAATACTTAGGGAAAAATATTCGTGCAGGTTGGATGATCGCTCCCAAACCTATCATTAATAAACTAGCAGAAATTCGTCAACAACTCGATGCCGGGCTTAGCGTTCTACCACAGCTATTAGCAGAACATTATTTAATCAACCATGCTACAACCCATCAGCAATATTTACAACATACCCTGTATGAACGTGCCAGACAACTCACAACATGGCTTACAGAACACTACAGTGACCAATTGTATTTTTCTCCTCCTCCGGGTGGCTACCATCTTTATGCCAAGTGTTTACAACAAAAACCTGCTGATCTTAACAACTTACTAGAAAGCTTTTTACAACAAGGTCTTATTGTCATGAGAGGCTCTGAATTTGGTGATAGTCCTTACTGTTTAAGACTGAGTTACGGTCATTTTAACGTGGCAAGCAACCTCAAAAGGTGA
- a CDS encoding ClbS/DfsB family four-helix bundle protein, whose amino-acid sequence MTRATTKSDLINNANAEFTKLLALISTMSEEEQNSVLNFDNNFLEKHKEAHWVRDKNLRDVLIHLYEWHRLLLNWITANQNGELKPFIPSPYNWKTYGQMNVDFWLCHQKTSYQRSKDMLKQSHFDVITLINTFSDSELFTKKHFSWTGTSTLGSYCVSATSSHYIWAIKKIKIHRKLYQETK is encoded by the coding sequence ATGACAAGGGCAACAACTAAATCTGATTTGATAAATAATGCCAATGCAGAATTTACTAAACTATTGGCATTAATAAGTACTATGTCTGAAGAAGAACAAAACTCAGTGCTTAACTTCGATAATAACTTTCTTGAAAAACACAAAGAAGCACATTGGGTGCGAGATAAAAATCTACGTGATGTATTAATTCATCTATATGAATGGCATAGATTATTATTGAATTGGATTACCGCCAATCAGAATGGAGAATTAAAACCATTCATACCCAGCCCGTATAATTGGAAAACATACGGACAAATGAATGTTGATTTTTGGTTGTGTCATCAAAAAACATCGTATCAGCGGTCGAAAGACATGCTAAAACAAAGCCATTTTGATGTTATAACTCTCATCAATACATTCTCAGATAGTGAATTATTTACAAAAAAACATTTTTCATGGACAGGTACGTCCACTTTAGGAAGTTATTGCGTATCAGCAACATCAAGTCATTATATTTGGGCGATAAAAAAAATAAAAATTCATAGGAAACTTTATCAAGAAACAAAGTAG
- a CDS encoding YicC/YloC family endoribonuclease: protein MLQSMTAFARCELSIDEGILCWEIRSVNHRYLEHNFKLPETFRSLEWPLRDKIKKELSRGKVECTLTFSPQIKNNPIQINLELSKQLIQAAEQISELTINPTPINPFTVLSWSGVLITDQINHELLQEKALALFAQALQELKQNRNREGKELQTLLEERLVSIDMEVNKLRPLIPEMLDNQRQKIITRCQELAVSIDPQRLEQELVLLAQKSDVAEELDRLQTHLTEVRHTFTNKEPCGRRLDFLMQELNREANTLGSKAIDVRTTQAAVNIKVLIEQMREQVQNIE, encoded by the coding sequence ATGTTACAAAGTATGACCGCTTTTGCTCGTTGCGAACTATCAATAGATGAAGGTATTTTATGCTGGGAGATACGCTCCGTAAATCATCGTTACTTAGAGCATAACTTCAAACTGCCAGAAACGTTTCGCTCACTTGAGTGGCCTTTACGTGATAAAATCAAAAAAGAACTCTCACGCGGTAAAGTAGAATGTACACTAACATTCTCTCCCCAAATAAAAAATAATCCTATTCAAATTAACTTAGAACTCTCAAAACAGCTCATTCAAGCTGCAGAACAAATTTCTGAATTAACCATTAACCCTACACCTATCAACCCATTCACTGTTTTATCTTGGTCTGGTGTATTGATAACAGACCAAATAAATCATGAACTACTGCAAGAAAAAGCACTTGCTCTTTTTGCACAAGCGTTGCAAGAGCTCAAACAAAATCGCAACCGTGAAGGAAAAGAGCTACAGACACTCTTAGAAGAACGACTTGTTAGTATTGATATGGAAGTCAACAAACTACGCCCACTCATTCCTGAGATGTTAGATAACCAACGCCAAAAGATTATCACACGCTGCCAAGAGTTAGCTGTCAGCATAGACCCACAGCGCTTAGAACAAGAGCTCGTATTATTGGCACAAAAGTCTGATGTCGCTGAAGAGTTAGACCGCTTACAAACCCATTTAACGGAAGTACGCCACACATTCACCAACAAAGAACCCTGTGGTCGTCGTCTTGACTTCCTAATGCAAGAACTAAACCGAGAAGCTAATACGCTAGGTTCAAAAGCCATCGATGTACGCACAACACAAGCTGCTGTAAACATTAAAGTACTTATCGAACAAATGCGTGAACAAGTACAAAATATAGAATGA
- the aroE gene encoding shikimate dehydrogenase, with the protein MDHYAVFGNPVGHSKSPIIHRLFAQQTGQKISYDPKLVPIGQFTEVANNFFEKALGCNITVPFKEDAFQFANELTPRAQLAGAVNTLKKLQDGTILGDNTDGIGLVRDLKNAKVLLKNQRILLLGAGGASRGVIEPLLNEQPQQLIITNRTHEKAQTLVELTKHLGPITTERYENLNDPVDLIINATSASLSSELPNISKHTIKPQQTICYDMMYSRELTVFCQWAKQHGAAKTIDGLGMLVEQAAESFYLWRGILPKTEAVLRFLRQHITIN; encoded by the coding sequence ATGGATCATTATGCCGTCTTTGGAAACCCTGTCGGCCACAGTAAATCTCCGATTATCCATCGCTTATTTGCCCAGCAAACGGGTCAAAAAATAAGCTATGACCCTAAGCTAGTACCAATTGGACAATTTACGGAGGTCGCCAACAATTTCTTTGAAAAGGCCCTTGGCTGTAATATCACTGTTCCTTTTAAAGAGGATGCTTTTCAATTTGCTAATGAACTAACACCTAGAGCACAATTAGCTGGGGCTGTAAATACACTGAAAAAACTCCAAGACGGCACCATTTTAGGAGATAATACTGACGGTATAGGGCTTGTTCGCGATTTAAAAAATGCTAAAGTTTTACTAAAAAATCAACGTATTCTCTTGTTAGGTGCAGGTGGAGCATCTAGAGGCGTTATTGAACCGTTATTGAATGAACAACCGCAACAATTGATTATCACCAATCGAACACATGAAAAAGCCCAAACTCTTGTAGAACTTACTAAACACTTAGGCCCTATTACAACTGAACGTTACGAAAATTTAAATGATCCAGTTGATTTAATTATTAACGCAACCTCTGCTAGCTTAAGCAGTGAATTACCTAATATCAGTAAGCACACCATTAAGCCTCAACAAACAATTTGTTATGATATGATGTACAGTAGAGAGTTGACTGTTTTTTGCCAGTGGGCAAAACAACACGGTGCGGCAAAAACAATAGATGGCCTAGGCATGCTAGTCGAGCAAGCAGCTGAATCATTCTATTTATGGCGTGGCATATTACCTAAAACAGAAGCCGTGCTTCGTTTTTTGCGCCAACATATAACTATTAATTAG
- the pdxS gene encoding pyridoxal 5'-phosphate synthase lyase subunit PdxS: protein MTNKVVGSDTVKRGMAQMQKGGVIMDVINAEQAKIAEAAGAVAVMALERVPSDIRAAGGVARMADPTIVEQVMGAVTIPVMAKARIGHIAEARILEAMGVDYIDESEVLTPADEQYHLLKSDYTVPFVCGCRDLGEALRRIGEGASMLRTKGEPGTGNIVEAVRHMRKVNEQVRKLVSMSNDELMTFAKDIGAPYELVKEVKALGKLPVVNFAAGGIATPADAALMMSLGADGVFVGSGIFKSDNPEKFAKAIVQATTHYQDYKLLAELSKGLGTPMKGIEISRLSDAERMQDRGW from the coding sequence ATGACAAACAAAGTAGTAGGTTCTGATACAGTAAAACGTGGCATGGCACAAATGCAAAAGGGTGGCGTTATCATGGATGTGATTAACGCAGAGCAAGCTAAAATTGCAGAAGCAGCAGGTGCTGTTGCTGTGATGGCGCTGGAGCGTGTGCCATCAGATATCCGTGCGGCTGGTGGTGTCGCGAGAATGGCTGATCCTACCATTGTTGAGCAAGTCATGGGTGCAGTGACTATTCCCGTGATGGCGAAAGCACGTATTGGCCATATTGCCGAAGCGCGTATTTTAGAAGCTATGGGTGTTGATTATATAGATGAAAGTGAAGTATTAACACCTGCCGATGAGCAATATCACTTATTAAAGAGTGATTACACAGTTCCTTTTGTTTGTGGTTGTAGAGACCTTGGCGAAGCCTTACGCCGTATTGGCGAAGGGGCTTCAATGTTGCGTACAAAAGGTGAACCAGGAACCGGTAATATTGTTGAGGCGGTAAGGCACATGCGCAAAGTGAATGAACAAGTGCGTAAATTGGTGAGTATGTCTAATGATGAGCTAATGACTTTTGCTAAAGATATTGGTGCACCTTATGAGTTGGTGAAAGAGGTGAAAGCATTAGGTAAGCTCCCTGTCGTGAACTTTGCGGCTGGTGGTATTGCAACACCTGCTGATGCTGCTTTAATGATGAGCTTAGGAGCCGATGGAGTATTTGTTGGATCAGGAATTTTTAAATCAGATAATCCTGAAAAATTTGCTAAAGCTATTGTCCAAGCAACAACACACTATCAAGATTATAAGTTATTAGCAGAGTTATCTAAAGGGCTGGGAACGCCAATGAAAGGGATAGAAATATCAAGACTTTCAGATGCAGAGCGCATGCAAGATAGAGGGTGGTAA
- a CDS encoding bifunctional aminoglycoside phosphotransferase/ATP-binding protein yields the protein MTAELIKHLQNPSLYDHSVEQFQVIETHISWVILTGAYAYKIKKPMDFGFLNFTQLADRQFFCQEELRLNQRLTKDIYLEVLPITGTLSEPKISGDGEPIEYMLKMRQFPQSQLLSHLQSNGELTVGHIDQLSKQIAEFHITTPVVAASNELGSPETVMAPVKQNFEQIRAMLPADKAGYKQLEELEAWAQSSYERLKPILVERKANGFIRECHGDIHLNNAAILDSKVVIFDCIEFNEPFRFTDVTADIAFLIMDLEDRKLNGFANRLLNNYLEETGDYQSLLLMNFYKAYRAMVRAKVALFSLGQTTDQGVKEAILKQYYNYANLAERYTLLPLRYLLITNGVSAVGKSYISSKVVEHFGAIRLRSDRERKRLLGDGATVEALYSAEATIATYNRLYQLAKNCLQAGYGVILDAAYLKQTERTKAKLVAEEVGVPFLIIECEAPLEVIEKNLYVRIQEGNDPSDATLELIKNQMQWREPIMGDERSITVKVETDKEESIHSLIEYINHYLSFDRNKY from the coding sequence ATGACTGCTGAGCTCATTAAACATTTACAAAATCCGTCTTTATATGATCATTCTGTTGAGCAGTTTCAAGTGATTGAAACCCATATTTCATGGGTTATTTTAACGGGTGCTTATGCTTATAAAATTAAGAAGCCAATGGACTTTGGTTTTTTGAATTTTACACAATTGGCAGATCGTCAGTTTTTTTGTCAAGAAGAGTTAAGATTAAATCAGCGTTTAACAAAAGATATTTATTTAGAAGTGTTACCTATTACGGGAACGTTATCAGAACCAAAGATTAGTGGTGATGGTGAGCCTATTGAATATATGCTAAAAATGCGTCAGTTTCCACAAAGTCAATTATTAAGTCACTTGCAGTCTAATGGCGAGTTAACCGTTGGACATATTGATCAGTTATCTAAACAAATAGCTGAATTCCATATTACAACACCTGTTGTGGCTGCTAGTAACGAGTTAGGTTCTCCAGAAACGGTAATGGCACCCGTTAAGCAAAATTTTGAGCAAATACGTGCCATGTTGCCTGCGGATAAGGCGGGCTATAAGCAACTGGAGGAGCTGGAAGCTTGGGCACAAAGCAGTTATGAAAGACTTAAGCCCATATTAGTAGAGCGTAAAGCAAACGGTTTCATTAGAGAGTGCCATGGTGACATTCATTTAAATAATGCAGCTATTTTAGATAGTAAAGTGGTTATCTTTGATTGTATTGAGTTCAATGAACCTTTCCGATTTACAGACGTAACAGCAGATATTGCTTTCCTTATTATGGACTTAGAAGATAGAAAATTAAACGGCTTTGCTAATCGTTTATTAAATAACTATTTAGAAGAAACGGGCGATTATCAATCATTATTGCTCATGAATTTCTATAAAGCATACCGCGCTATGGTACGTGCTAAAGTTGCATTATTTAGTCTGGGACAAACAACAGATCAGGGTGTCAAAGAGGCCATTTTAAAACAATACTATAATTATGCTAATTTAGCTGAGCGTTATACATTGCTTCCTCTGCGCTATTTGCTAATAACCAATGGGGTTTCTGCGGTTGGAAAAAGTTATATTTCTTCAAAAGTTGTTGAACACTTTGGTGCTATTCGTTTACGTAGTGATAGAGAGCGTAAACGTTTGTTAGGCGATGGGGCTACGGTAGAGGCACTTTATAGTGCTGAGGCAACAATTGCAACGTATAACCGCTTATATCAATTAGCTAAAAACTGTCTACAAGCGGGATATGGTGTTATTTTAGATGCGGCCTATTTGAAACAGACTGAGCGAACTAAAGCGAAGCTAGTGGCGGAAGAGGTTGGTGTTCCCTTCTTAATTATCGAGTGTGAGGCACCTTTAGAAGTAATAGAAAAAAACTTATATGTACGTATTCAAGAAGGTAATGATCCTTCTGACGCAACATTAGAACTGATTAAAAATCAAATGCAGTGGCGTGAACCTATCATGGGGGATGAAAGATCTATAACGGTTAAAGTAGAAACGGATAAAGAAGAAAGTATCCACAGTTTGATAGAGTATATTAATCATTACTTAAGTTTTGATAGGAATAAATATTAA